CCACCGGTCGGGCCAAAAGTCGCCAGAAGCAATTGGAAAAGATGGATATTCTTGAAAAACCCAAAGAAAAAATAAAGCCAACCTTTCGGTTTACAGAAGCCAGGACTCCAGGTAGAATTATTTTTGAGGCAATAGACCTCGTTTTAGGGTATGCCGAACCCTTAACTCAACCCCTTAACATTACCTTAGAAAGAAACCAGAAGGTAGCCATCCGTGGGGTGAACGGATTAGGGAAATCTACTCTGTTAAAAACCTTGATGGGTGTTATCAAGCCCTATAACGGATATGTAAAATTAGGCGAGAGTATCTACCCGGGGTATTTCGAACAAGAAAGCAGCAGAGACAACGATAACACCGCCATGGAAGAAATCTGGAATGATTATCCAGGCCTTAGCAACTACGAAGTTCGGCAGGCCCTTGCCAAATGTGGTTTAACAAACGAACATATCACCAGCCAAATGATGGTATTAAGCGGTGGAGAAAATGCAAAGGTTCGGCTGTGCAAACTTATGCTCAAAGACGTAAACTGGTTGATACTGGATGAACCGACCAACCACCTGGATGTTGACGCAAAGGACGAATTGAAAAGGGCTCTGAAGGAGTTTAAAGGAACCGTTGTTTTAGTTTCTCACGAACCAGAATTCTATGAAGAATGGGTAACGGATATATGGAACCTTGAGGATTGGACAACTAAAATCGTCTAGCTTTATTTGGCACACACTCTTAAACCAGAGATTGTGTGCTTTTTTACTCCGGGTTACCCCCTTTATAAGAGTTCGTTAATCATACCAAAAACATCTTTGCTGCGAAGTATACCCACCAACCTTCCTGCCCCATTAATAACAGGGATCGAGTTTACTTTATGCTTAACCATTAACTCCACCGCACTCATAATGTCATTATCTGTTTTAACAGAAACCAATCTTCTGCTCCTCATTATCTTCTTTACAGGAATTCCTGCAGCTGATTTATAGGTTTCATCCAGAAAATAAAGCCAATAATAGGAGTTGAACACGTTTTCGTTCTCCTTCTTAACTAGAACCAGGGCCTCTAATATGGATTTTAAGGTTAAAATACCTACCAATTCTTTGTTTTGATTCACCACCAAGAGCGAGGCATGGCCATGGACATTTCCTTGTTCATCTAAAAAGAAGGATTTTTTCAAGGAATCAATCGCTTCTTTAACAGTGGCATTTTGATGAACAGTGGAGTACTCATGAATGGGAGTCATAACT
This genomic interval from Desulforamulus reducens MI-1 contains the following:
- a CDS encoding HPP family protein, which encodes MYKVYKVLPKGLVSLKKIPVREVMTPIHEYSTVHQNATVKEAIDSLKKSFFLDEQGNVHGHASLLVVNQNKELVGILTLKSILEALVLVKKENENVFNSYYWLYFLDETYKSAAGIPVKKIMRSRRLVSVKTDNDIMSAVELMVKHKVNSIPVINGAGRLVGILRSKDVFGMINELL